The following coding sequences are from one Musa acuminata AAA Group cultivar baxijiao chromosome BXJ2-4, Cavendish_Baxijiao_AAA, whole genome shotgun sequence window:
- the LOC135610342 gene encoding remorin 4.1-like isoform X1, whose protein sequence is MDYERIHKPLSPRSGGFSPKKLRAMLLGVEKRRKEEEELESKTSLRSEPSEFDDGRASAADSCKDVECSTSSEMASGHRSRDHAMGFPRVKSQEEDSFEAENVSSGFEFQKAERTPPHRLTAAAAFVPPFSKPAPSKWDDAQKWIASPTSNRGGSKAGGGHARRGGLAGYVSRQAAAKVVLNVVEEADTKRVDGSQAKKEISGIKSVNWVGEPHPRLDLGVKPTVVVENPVVDSAVNLSWHDSSTSIQSATAFMTPAPTVRSVSMRDMGTEMTPIASQEPSRTGTPAGATSPLYSPTSSRPATPQRRAPVSTQTDSADCHDDLNDKEMSEKELQRKTRREIMVLGQKLGKTNIAAWASKEEDTDASISTMTVSKDQPDKSVIEVRAAAWEEAEKTKYLARFKREEIKIQAWENHQKATIEAEMRKIEVEVERMRACAHEKLMNQLAAVRHKAEDKRAAAEVTRNQQASKTAQQAEYIRRTGRIPSSFSCWSWCS, encoded by the exons ATGGACTACGAACGCATCCACAAGCCTTTGTCGCCTCGG AGCGGTGGATTCTCCCCTAAGAAGTTGCGGGCGATGCTGCTTGGagtggagaagaggaggaaggaagaggaggagctcGAATCGAAGACTTCTTTGAGATCCGAACCCTCTGAGTTCGATGACGGGA GGGCCAGTGCGGCGGATAGCTGCAAGGATGTAGAGTGCTCCACCTCGTCGGAGATGGCGAGCGGCCACAGATCGAGAGATCACGCGATGGGGTTTCCGAGGGTTAAGTCACAAGAAGAGGACTCTTTCGAAGCGGAGAATGTGTCATCTGGCTTCGAGTTCCAGAAGGCGGAGCGAACGCCGCCGCACCGGTTGACGGCTGCAGCAGCGTTCGTGCCGCCGTTCTCGAAGCCGGCACCGTCGAAATGGGACGATGCACAGAAGTGGATTGCGAGCCCCACATCGAACCGAGGTGGGAGTAAGGCCGGTGGAGGGCACGCGAGGAGGGGAGGTTTGGCGGGATACGTCAGCCGACAGGCTGCGGCGAAGGTTGTTTTGAATGTCGTAGAGGAAGCAGACACTAAGAGGGTGGACGGGAGCCAAGCGAAGAAGGAAATCAGTGGGATTAAGAGCGTGAATTGGGTTGGAGAGCCTCATCCTCGTTTGGATTTAGGGGTGAAGCCTACGGTTGTGGTGGAGAATCCTGTGGTTGATTCTGCTG TGAATCTTAGTTGGCATGATTCATCCACATCTATTCAGAGTGCAACTGCATTTATGACACCCGCACCAACTGTTAGGTCTGTATCCATGAGAGATATGGGCACAGAAATGACTCCTATTGCAAGTCAGGAGCCTTCTCGCACAGGAACTCCCGCGGGAGCAACTTCACCACTTTACAGCCCAACTTCTTCCCGGCCAGCAACTCCACAAAGAAGAGCTCCAGTTTCAACCCAGACTGACTCAGCTGACTGCCATGACGATTTGAACGATAAGGAGATGTCCGAAAAGGAGCTACAAAGGAAAACTAGGAGGGAAATAATGGTGCTAGGCCAAAAATTGGGCAAGACAAACATAGCTGCATGGGCCAGCAAGGAAGAAGATACTGATGCATCAATTTCAACTATGACTGTGTCGAAGGATCAGCCAGACAAAAGTGTCATCGAAGTGCGTGCAGCAGCCTGGGAAGAAGCAGAAAAGACCAAGTATCTTGCTAG GTTTAAACGAGAAGAGATCAAGATCCAAGCATGGGAAAATCATCAAAAAGCTACGATTGAAGCTGAAATGAGGAAGATTGAG GTAGAGGTGGAAAGAATGAGGGCCTGTGCACATGAGAAGTTAATGAACCAGCTAGCAGCTGTAAGACACAAGGCTGAAGATAAACGTGCTGCGGCCGAAGTCACAAGGAATCAGCAAGCTTCCAAAACTGCTCAGCAAGCAGAGTACATCAGAAGAACAGGTCGAATTCCTTCTTCATTTTCCTGCTGGAGTTGGTGCTCCTAG
- the LOC135608744 gene encoding zinc finger CCCH domain-containing protein 32-like — protein MSSRGGRIPSRPLAANAESLKRNVDCFYFIASPTTCTKGSKCEYRHSEGARFNPKDCLYWLKGNCLNPRCTFRHRVSRLLITECTFSSPRNCMRHHSFLFDRIRNFEHFSHSFYRPMMEITFSLYYLMPLESLFGNPRAMAVPAEPSSSTTVQVADRPPPNNINRNTTPCYFFMKGKCLKGDECPFRHGVGTPLDLHKDQQSTPSVSAVKAGQCRFQSMEEALEYFKKDKELKGESSHDRIEDSDFFRDVDECAAAWLQRGRTLDFLDQCNDPQSDHQPEKDQHTENRESEMYGSLHGREQQKTSFEWTLDRSMLEKGKLREESYDELDDEPVPRSETDQHRGLQGRDEKLLEGPSMRTKSKPREESNDELDPCDLRHQLPRVRRPKDSGRVSDPDDRGSHRYVHDDSSHAQHSQWDRQSLGRGRSKSIISLPTKSSPDRPTGWLSAIDADGERKRRRLSPAMLMNDQESFARLDADSSSGARRTSGGRTAGKDVAYPSDFPGPKSLAELRGAKASQTSYDEKRLSSSETADHQEYGSSLSFEGPLPLSVILQRKREAAPEKSAISSNGEGDNQGDADDHVWDPAEDGGNVPEASKGTTVDEEEEEGRIAKELLDGADEVVNYEEAAEGEDNEYEVDEDDFVKMVGDLLV, from the exons ATGTCGTCCCGCGGTGGCCGGATACCGAGCCGCCCACTGGCGGCGAATGCGGAGTCCCTCAAACGGAACGTTGATTGCTTCTACTTCATCGCATCCCCGACTACGTGCACGAAG GGAAGTAAATGTGAGTATCGTCACAGCGAGGGTGCCAGGTTTAACCCCAAGGATTGCTTGTACTGGCTAAAGGGAAACTGCTTGAATCCAAGGTGTACTTTCCGTCATCGAGTGAGTCGCTTGTTAATTACTGAATGCACGTTTAGCAGTCCACGTAATTGCATGCGTCATCACAGCTTCTTGTTTGATCGCATTAGAAATTTTGAGCACTTCAGTCATTCTTTCTATAGGCCGATGATGGAAATTACTTTTTCCTTATATTATCTTATG CCACTTGAATCGCTGTTTGGAAATCCCAGGGCCATGGCAGTGCCTGCTGAACCTTCATCGTCAACAACAGTTCAAGTTGCAGATCGTCCACCTCCTAATAATATTAACAGGAATACTACTCCCTGCTATTTTTTCATGAAGGGGAAATGCTTAAAAGGTGATGAATGTCCTTTCAGACATGGAGTTGGTACTCCATTAGACCTTCACAAGGACCAGCAAAGCACTCCTAGTGTAAGTGCTGTCAAAGCTGGCCAGTGTCGGTTTCAGTCCATGGAGGAGGCCCTTGAGTATTTTAAGAAGGATAAAGAGCTCAAGGGTGAGTCTTCTCATGATCGTATAGAGGATTCTGATTTCTTCCGAGATGTAGACGAGTGTGCTGCGGCATGGCTTCAACGTGGAAGGACTTTGGATTTTCTAGATCAATGTAATGACCCCCAGTCAGATCATCAACCGGAGAAAGATCAGCACACTGAGAACAGGGAGTCTGAAATGTACGGGAGCTTACACGGGCGGGAACAGCAAAAGACCTCCTTCGAGTGGACTTTGGACAGATCAATGCTCGAGAAAGGAAAATTGAGGGAGGAGAGCTATGATGAGTTAGATGATGAACCAGTTCCAAGATCGGAGACAGATCAGCACAGGGGCTTGCAAGGACGGGACGAGAAGCTTTTGGAAGGACCATCAATGCGGACGAAAAGCAAGCCGAGGGAGGAGAGCAATGATGAGTTGGATCCTTGTGATCTCCGCCATCAGTTACCGAGAGTAAGAAGACCAAAAGATTCGGGACGGGTTAGCGATCCTGATGATCGTGGCAGTCAtcgatatgttcatgatgatagtTCTCATGCTCAGCATTCACAGTGGGATCGCCAGTCTCTCGGAAGGGGAAGATCCAAAAGTATAATATCTCTGCCTACCAAATCTTCACCAGATCGACCTACTGGCTGGCTGTCTGCGATAGACGCAGACggagaaaggaaaagaagaagattatCGCCAGCCATGCTGATGAATGATCAGGAAAGCTTCGCAAGGTTGGATGCGGATTCAAGCTCCGGTGCCAGGAGGACATCTGGTGGACGGACAGCGGGAAAAGATGTTGCTTACCCTTCAGATTTTCCAGGCCCAAAGAGTCTTGCTGAGCTTAGAGGCGCAAAAGCTTCTCAGACCTCCTACGACGAGAAAAGATTAAGTTCCAGCGAAACTGCAGATCATCAGGAATATGGGTCCTCCCTCTCTTTCGAAGGCCCACTGCCATTGAGTGTCATTCTCCAGAGGAAAAGAGAGGCTGCACCTGAGAAGAGTGCGATCTCAAGCAATGGGGAAGGAGATAATCAAGGAGATGCAGATGATCATGTTTGGGATCCTGCCGAGGATGGTGGGAATGTCCCTGAAGCATCCAAGGGTACGACGgttgatgaagaggaagaagagggtagGATCGCTAAGGAATTACTTGATGGTGCAGATGAAGTGGTTAATTATGAGGAGGCAGCTGAAGGCGAAGATAATGAATACGAGGTGGATGAAGATGACTTTGTCAAGATGGTAGGAGACCTATTGGTCTGA
- the LOC135610342 gene encoding remorin 4.1-like isoform X3, with the protein MASGHRSRDHAMGFPRVKSQEEDSFEAENVSSGFEFQKAERTPPHRLTAAAAFVPPFSKPAPSKWDDAQKWIASPTSNRGGSKAGGGHARRGGLAGYVSRQAAAKVVLNVVEEADTKRVDGSQAKKEISGIKSVNWVGEPHPRLDLGVKPTVVVENPVVDSAVNLSWHDSSTSIQSATAFMTPAPTVRSVSMRDMGTEMTPIASQEPSRTGTPAGATSPLYSPTSSRPATPQRRAPVSTQTDSADCHDDLNDKEMSEKELQRKTRREIMVLGQKLGKTNIAAWASKEEDTDASISTMTVSKDQPDKSVIEVRAAAWEEAEKTKYLARFKREEIKIQAWENHQKATIEAEMRKIEVEVERMRACAHEKLMNQLAAVRHKAEDKRAAAEVTRNQQASKTAQQAEYIRRTGRIPSSFSCWSWCS; encoded by the exons ATGGCGAGCGGCCACAGATCGAGAGATCACGCGATGGGGTTTCCGAGGGTTAAGTCACAAGAAGAGGACTCTTTCGAAGCGGAGAATGTGTCATCTGGCTTCGAGTTCCAGAAGGCGGAGCGAACGCCGCCGCACCGGTTGACGGCTGCAGCAGCGTTCGTGCCGCCGTTCTCGAAGCCGGCACCGTCGAAATGGGACGATGCACAGAAGTGGATTGCGAGCCCCACATCGAACCGAGGTGGGAGTAAGGCCGGTGGAGGGCACGCGAGGAGGGGAGGTTTGGCGGGATACGTCAGCCGACAGGCTGCGGCGAAGGTTGTTTTGAATGTCGTAGAGGAAGCAGACACTAAGAGGGTGGACGGGAGCCAAGCGAAGAAGGAAATCAGTGGGATTAAGAGCGTGAATTGGGTTGGAGAGCCTCATCCTCGTTTGGATTTAGGGGTGAAGCCTACGGTTGTGGTGGAGAATCCTGTGGTTGATTCTGCTG TGAATCTTAGTTGGCATGATTCATCCACATCTATTCAGAGTGCAACTGCATTTATGACACCCGCACCAACTGTTAGGTCTGTATCCATGAGAGATATGGGCACAGAAATGACTCCTATTGCAAGTCAGGAGCCTTCTCGCACAGGAACTCCCGCGGGAGCAACTTCACCACTTTACAGCCCAACTTCTTCCCGGCCAGCAACTCCACAAAGAAGAGCTCCAGTTTCAACCCAGACTGACTCAGCTGACTGCCATGACGATTTGAACGATAAGGAGATGTCCGAAAAGGAGCTACAAAGGAAAACTAGGAGGGAAATAATGGTGCTAGGCCAAAAATTGGGCAAGACAAACATAGCTGCATGGGCCAGCAAGGAAGAAGATACTGATGCATCAATTTCAACTATGACTGTGTCGAAGGATCAGCCAGACAAAAGTGTCATCGAAGTGCGTGCAGCAGCCTGGGAAGAAGCAGAAAAGACCAAGTATCTTGCTAG GTTTAAACGAGAAGAGATCAAGATCCAAGCATGGGAAAATCATCAAAAAGCTACGATTGAAGCTGAAATGAGGAAGATTGAG GTAGAGGTGGAAAGAATGAGGGCCTGTGCACATGAGAAGTTAATGAACCAGCTAGCAGCTGTAAGACACAAGGCTGAAGATAAACGTGCTGCGGCCGAAGTCACAAGGAATCAGCAAGCTTCCAAAACTGCTCAGCAAGCAGAGTACATCAGAAGAACAGGTCGAATTCCTTCTTCATTTTCCTGCTGGAGTTGGTGCTCCTAG
- the LOC103991478 gene encoding ras-related protein Rab5, with protein sequence MATIGSNSINAKLVLLGDMGAGKSSLVLRFVKGQFLEFQESTIGAAFFSQTLAVSDATVKLEIWDTAGQERYHSLAPMYYRGAAAAIIVYDISRMESFEKAKKWVQELQKQGSPNLVTALAGNKCDLDDKREVPTEEARTYAEENGLLFMETSAKTAINVNDIFYEIARRLPRAQPAQQPAGMVLADRPTQRSQTSACCS encoded by the exons ATGGCGACGATCGGTAGCAATAGCATCAACGCCAAGCTC GTCTTGTTGGGCGACATGGGCGCCGGGAAGTCCAGCCTCGTTCTTCGTTTCGTCAAGGGCCAGTTCCTCGAATTCCAG GAGTCCACGATCGGAGCGGCCTTTTTCTCGCAGACACTGGCGGTGAGTGACGCCACAGTGAAGCTTGAGATTTGGGACACGGCCGGGCAGGAGAGGTACCACAGCCTGGCGCCGATGTATTACAGAGGAGCAGCTGCTGCGATTATTGTGTATGATATCTCCAGAATG GAATCATTTGAGAAGGCTAAGAAATGGGTGCAAGAGCTACAAAAACAAG GTTCTCCCAATCTGGTGACTGCTCTTGCGGGAAATAAATGTGACTTGGATGATAAAAGAGAGGTCCCAACTGAG GAAGCACGGACATATGCCGAAGAGAATGGACTTTTATTCATGGAAACCTCTGCTAAaactgccataaatgtgaatgacATATTCTATGAAATAG CAAGAAGATTACCACGGGCTCAACCTGCTCAGCAGCCAGCAGGGATGGTTCTTGCAGATAGGCCAACTCAAAGATCACAGACATCAGCCTGCTGCTCTTAG
- the LOC135610342 gene encoding remorin 4.1-like isoform X2 — MESTSGGFSPKKLRAMLLGVEKRRKEEEELESKTSLRSEPSEFDDGRASAADSCKDVECSTSSEMASGHRSRDHAMGFPRVKSQEEDSFEAENVSSGFEFQKAERTPPHRLTAAAAFVPPFSKPAPSKWDDAQKWIASPTSNRGGSKAGGGHARRGGLAGYVSRQAAAKVVLNVVEEADTKRVDGSQAKKEISGIKSVNWVGEPHPRLDLGVKPTVVVENPVVDSAVNLSWHDSSTSIQSATAFMTPAPTVRSVSMRDMGTEMTPIASQEPSRTGTPAGATSPLYSPTSSRPATPQRRAPVSTQTDSADCHDDLNDKEMSEKELQRKTRREIMVLGQKLGKTNIAAWASKEEDTDASISTMTVSKDQPDKSVIEVRAAAWEEAEKTKYLARFKREEIKIQAWENHQKATIEAEMRKIEVEVERMRACAHEKLMNQLAAVRHKAEDKRAAAEVTRNQQASKTAQQAEYIRRTGRIPSSFSCWSWCS; from the exons ATGGAGTCTACC AGCGGTGGATTCTCCCCTAAGAAGTTGCGGGCGATGCTGCTTGGagtggagaagaggaggaaggaagaggaggagctcGAATCGAAGACTTCTTTGAGATCCGAACCCTCTGAGTTCGATGACGGGA GGGCCAGTGCGGCGGATAGCTGCAAGGATGTAGAGTGCTCCACCTCGTCGGAGATGGCGAGCGGCCACAGATCGAGAGATCACGCGATGGGGTTTCCGAGGGTTAAGTCACAAGAAGAGGACTCTTTCGAAGCGGAGAATGTGTCATCTGGCTTCGAGTTCCAGAAGGCGGAGCGAACGCCGCCGCACCGGTTGACGGCTGCAGCAGCGTTCGTGCCGCCGTTCTCGAAGCCGGCACCGTCGAAATGGGACGATGCACAGAAGTGGATTGCGAGCCCCACATCGAACCGAGGTGGGAGTAAGGCCGGTGGAGGGCACGCGAGGAGGGGAGGTTTGGCGGGATACGTCAGCCGACAGGCTGCGGCGAAGGTTGTTTTGAATGTCGTAGAGGAAGCAGACACTAAGAGGGTGGACGGGAGCCAAGCGAAGAAGGAAATCAGTGGGATTAAGAGCGTGAATTGGGTTGGAGAGCCTCATCCTCGTTTGGATTTAGGGGTGAAGCCTACGGTTGTGGTGGAGAATCCTGTGGTTGATTCTGCTG TGAATCTTAGTTGGCATGATTCATCCACATCTATTCAGAGTGCAACTGCATTTATGACACCCGCACCAACTGTTAGGTCTGTATCCATGAGAGATATGGGCACAGAAATGACTCCTATTGCAAGTCAGGAGCCTTCTCGCACAGGAACTCCCGCGGGAGCAACTTCACCACTTTACAGCCCAACTTCTTCCCGGCCAGCAACTCCACAAAGAAGAGCTCCAGTTTCAACCCAGACTGACTCAGCTGACTGCCATGACGATTTGAACGATAAGGAGATGTCCGAAAAGGAGCTACAAAGGAAAACTAGGAGGGAAATAATGGTGCTAGGCCAAAAATTGGGCAAGACAAACATAGCTGCATGGGCCAGCAAGGAAGAAGATACTGATGCATCAATTTCAACTATGACTGTGTCGAAGGATCAGCCAGACAAAAGTGTCATCGAAGTGCGTGCAGCAGCCTGGGAAGAAGCAGAAAAGACCAAGTATCTTGCTAG GTTTAAACGAGAAGAGATCAAGATCCAAGCATGGGAAAATCATCAAAAAGCTACGATTGAAGCTGAAATGAGGAAGATTGAG GTAGAGGTGGAAAGAATGAGGGCCTGTGCACATGAGAAGTTAATGAACCAGCTAGCAGCTGTAAGACACAAGGCTGAAGATAAACGTGCTGCGGCCGAAGTCACAAGGAATCAGCAAGCTTCCAAAACTGCTCAGCAAGCAGAGTACATCAGAAGAACAGGTCGAATTCCTTCTTCATTTTCCTGCTGGAGTTGGTGCTCCTAG
- the LOC103991396 gene encoding organic cation/carnitine transporter 1, with translation MDEFQELVVQSGEREPEARSAPRLELTVEEAIEEHVGSLGFAQLVHVFLVSLAWMFDAQNTLITIFSDAQPAWRCTPPSSSSSCSSSSSSDGMCGLDRCAWEWVGGNKTSIIAEWGLVCDRRFRAGIPASFFFLGSLFGSAVHGRLADSYLGRKKTVFLSCLLTSITAFLTSLAPNIWVYALLRFSNGFARSGIGICCLVLATETVGRKWRGQVGQYGFFFFTIGFLSLPLIAYPARTSWRTIYKVISLLPLVYSILIIPFVSESPRWLAVKGRTGEALDVLTKFAKLNGNKLPGNLAISNPIDTNAGSATKPESLWSSRWATRRIATIMVTGFAVGFVYYGFQLNVENLNFNLYFTVGVNALMEIPAVFIGSVFLSFANRRTLFSSSAFVAGVSCILCILFTKKPTTRGGNFAQLSAESVGFMAASTVFDVLYVYCVELFPTNVRNLAVSKLRQSLMLGAAIAPHLVSLGRLSPWISFLIFGGLSIFGGLMTIWLPETRNAPVCETLEQQEKQEKLSSAPITEMELLDSSN, from the exons atggaCGAGTTCCAAGAACTGGTAGTCCAGTCCGGTGAGCGTGAACCGGAAGCCCGTTCGGCTCCGAGGTTGGAGCTCACCGTGGAGGAGGCCATCGAAGAGCACGTGGGGTCCCTGGGCTTCGCTCAACTGGTGCACGTCTTCCTCGTCTCCCTCGCATGGATGTTCGACGCACAGAACACACTGATCACCATATTCAGCGACGCCCAACCTGCTTGGAGATGCacacctccttcttcttcttcttcgtgctCTTCGTCGAGCTCCTCGGACGGTATGTGCGGCCTCGATCGTTGTGCCTGGGAGTGGGTCGGAGGGAACAAAACCTCCATCATAGCAGAATGGGGCCTCGTGTGCGATCGAAGGTTCAGAGCTGGGATTCCTGcatccttcttcttcctcggtTCACTCTTTG GATCAGCAGTTCATGGCCGACTCGCTGACTCCTACCTCGGCCGCAAGAAGACGGTCTTCCTTTCGTGCCTCTTGACCTCCATCACTGCCTTCCTCACCTCCCTCGCCCCAAACATCTGGGTGTACGCGCTCCTGCGCTTCTCTAATGGCTTTGCTCGCTCCGGGATCGGTATCTGTTGCCTCGTCCTCGCCACCGAGACCGTGGGAAGGAAGTGGAGGGGTCAAGTCGGCCAgtacggcttcttcttcttcaccatcGGCTTCCTATCGCTTCCGCTCATCGCTTACCCGGCGAGGACCTCATGGAGGACCATTTACAAGGTCATCTCCCTTCTACCCCTCGTTTACTCCATCTTAATTATCCCCTTCGTCTCAGAGTCTCCAAGATGGCTCGCGGTCAAAGGAAGAACCGGAGAAGCGCTCGATGTCTTGACCAAGTTTGCCAAACTCAATGGAAATAAGCTACCTGGGAATTTAGCGATCTCCAATCCCATTGACACTAACGCCGGTAGCGCCACCAAACCTGAGAGTTTATGGTCATCAAGATGGGCAACACGAAGGATAGCCACGATCATGGTCACCGGCTTCGCCGTCGGGTTCGTCTACTACGGTTTTCAGCTCAACGTCGAAAATCTCAACTTCAATCTCTACTTCACCGTCGGCGTGAACGCGTTGATGGAGATCCCGGCGGTCTTTATAGGCAGCGTGTTCCTGAGCTTCGCGAACCGCCGCACCCTCTTCTCGTCCTCGGCGTTCGTGGCCGGCGTGTCGTGCATCCTCTGCATTCTGTTCACCAAGAAGCCGACGACGAGAGGAGGCAACTTCGCGCAGCTGAGCGCGGAGTCTGTTGGATTCATGGCCGCCTCGACGGTCTTCGACGTTTTGTACGTCTACTGCGTCGAGCTGTTCCCTACCAACGTGAGAAACTTGGCCGTCTCCAAGCTTCGGCAGTCGCTGATGTTGGGTGCAGCGATAGCACCTCATCTGGTGTCTTTGGGGCGATTGAGCCCATGGATTTCCTTCCTCATATTCGGTGGACTCTCCATTTTCGGTGGGCTAATGACGATTTGGCTTCCGGAGACGAGGAATGCTCCAGTATGCGAGACCTTGGAGCAACAGGAGAAACAGGAGAAGCTGAGCTCTGCACCTATCACAGAGATGGAGTTGTTGGATAGTAGCAACTGA